Sequence from the Pogoniulus pusillus isolate bPogPus1 chromosome 16, bPogPus1.pri, whole genome shotgun sequence genome:
GACTCTAGAAGCAAATTTATAAAGTTTATATTTAGTTCTACCTGATGACAGTAAGGCAGTAAGTGGGAAAAGAAAGATGGAGATGTCTGGGGAAGTGAagcttgtttggtttggagtttttcttactttttgattgacttgtttgttttgcttgttactgtgtgggtttgttttgttgggtttttttacctcAAGAGTGACAGGAAGACCCTGTGGGATAATTCTAAACTTATTTCTTCCCAGTCGCAAATAAGAGAGAGTTTTCAAAGGGTAGAAGGCCAAAGGACTGACGTTTGCTTCACTGAGTTCGTTTCCTTCTAATTCCAGGGTGACCAAGTTCTTTAAACCTAGAGAGAGAAAGGTGGAATTTCTGCTAGTTAATGCCTGTTCACATCTTGTTAAAAATGCATATTTAAAATTTAAGTATCTTATTCCTCAGTTCAGTTCACAGAATGAAGAACTGCAGTGAAAGGATGTTCATTTGTTATCCTCATAATCATTGAATTTGAGTGTTTATTAGGTTGTAGACCTTGAGAGATTAGCTAGAgctttatttcacagaattcATAGCTTTCACTCCCACTCAGAGTGAAAAAGAAGGCAGCCATAAGACTTTTGCTGCCTTTTGGGCCTTATTACCCTCTGAGTATGTGCTGCTGATGTTTGGAGTACTGTTGACCTTTGTACATTTGCCCAGTGATGTCCACAGACCTCCAGTTGCTTAGTTGGTAATGTGTATGTTGCTCTGATGTTGGACTCATGTCTTCCCCTGCCCTGTCAACCACTTACTGTACTGTGTTGAGATTACACTCTTCCTTCTCACCAGCCATCCAAGTGCCAACTATGTTCTACCTTAAACTCCCACTATATTCTATCTGATTTTTCCATGCACATCAAATTCTGTTCACTTCTaagcaattaaaaaataatattgtTTCACCACACAAAGTGATCAGACTATGTGTCAGGCAAGTAGATGTCTTCACATTTCAAATCCACCTCTACTTAGTCACCCTAAATATAAACTTTGGAAGAGCAGACATTGCATGAGAAGCAAAAATGTAATTTTTAAATTTGCTATACAAATCTTTCAGGGTTTGTTACCTTGTGAAAACAAAGCACTTAAAAGATAGCAGTTCTTTTTCTGATTATATCAAACCAGCTGCATTTAGCTGACCATTCTGCTTCTCAAATTAATTTGAATCTTTTCAGATGATGAGTATTAGGTTTTTAAATACCTTGTAAGCCATCTTCATCAATGGCATGAAGTTGGTTGtcgtttatttttatttcctccaAAGTTGATGGCAGTCCAGAGGGAATATGTACCAGCATATTTCCATCCAAATACAAACGTTTTAGCTTTTTCAGGAGCTTAATCAtagggaagaagaagagaaatatTATAAAGGTGTAAAATATATGGTTGAACATACAGAGTatatcacagagtgttagggattggaagggaccttggaagatcacctagtccaaccccccctgccagagcaggatcatctagaggaGGTCACAACATTTCTTAAATACAGGGGCTTTGAAGCAGTACACTAGTATTCAGTGGTTCAAATTTAGGAGCAGGTTTGTCAGTCTAATGAATCGATTTCCTTTTGCTAAGTATTACAAAGATGCCAGTTAACATAATGTGTAACTGGAAGAGCTTGACTGAGCACATAAGTGTTCCACATGATCATCCTACAGCTATCCAGTCATGAGTATTTGTATTACTACTGCTGTCTCTGAATCATGTAGGTGTTGCCCTaccacactgctgcagcatttGAGAGTTCAAAGCACAAACCTTTATAGATTGTGTGTTTATACTCTTCATTTGTGAGCAAACTGATGCTTTTCTGTAAATCAACAAGTTTAGTTTACTCAAGTGCAACGACAACTTTTTCAGTGGCCTAAGATTTTTGTGGCTTAAAAGAAAATGGTTTAAGCATCAGCTTAAAGGAAAATGGCTTGAAAAATTGCCATATCACTAATTATGCAGTAACCAGCATTTCTTGAAACAGCCAGAACAGCTGACCCGAGTTGGCTACAGGTGAATCCCTGACAATGAACACCAGGCTAAGTATAAAGGGGGAAACTTCCTGAGAACAGGAAACTTTAATCTtgggctcctgctctggctcctTCTGACCTTGCTTCTCTTGTTCTCCCACTCCCAAGGACTGCCTTTCCACTTAGTATGACCACTGGACCTTTGCTGGGCTGGGTATAACTTTATACACTTTATATTGCTATTGGTATTAGTTTGGCTGTTTGATTAAATCCATTTTCACTTAAACCCATGGGTCTTCTCCCCTTTTCCTGattcctcttctctgctgatGAGAGGTCATTGATGATAGAGCAACTGCTATGGTTTAGACCCAGATATGAGCTAGATATAGACAGATACTTAGACCAAAAAGCAGGGAAAACTTTAAACAATAATTATGGGATAGTAGCAAATTTCAACTTTCTTACTTTGAATGCTTGTGGACCTATGCCAGGAGAGGTAATATTATTTTTACTCAGATCAATCCATTCCAAATTAGGTATCCCATTGAATGCTTCATCTGAGATAGTGGTGATGCTATTTCCTATTCAAGAAAATAGTTGGAGTTATGCACTACAGAATTCATCTGTATTATATGTGGAAAATATGTTACAAAAATAGTTGTATTATGTACTAGAATTGTGTGTAGGTATATTCATTTTAGTATTTAGGAAGGAGTTCTAACATTTTTGATTCATTGTTTTAAAGGCATAGCTGTAAAATTCATTCTAAAACATTTCTGTGATAAGGAAGGACAAAGTTTAACACTGCTGCATTGGAGAGCAGACAGTGGTACTTCCTGAGAAAAATCATGCAATTTGAGCCCATTCTTTACCTGTAAGGTCCAGACTTGTTAGATCTGGATCTGAAATTGGTGGTATTTGTGTCAGTTTGGCATTAATACAGCTTACTGTGCTGTCTGAGGTGGAGCATCCAGATGGCAAAGGAGGAGGTTCTATGGTTGGAACAGGAATTGGGAAGTGAGATGGCATTCCGAAAGGGCCATCGTCTTCATCAATTTCATCTTGGATTTcttcttctgcagctctgttcTTTGTGATAGGCTTCTTTTCTCTGTGGTAGGCTTTATGCTTCTGTCGatttttcttgcctttcctttttcttttcttttcatcctTCTTATGACGCTTCTTTTCTTTAATCTCTGCTTCAAGCAGTTCATCTTTAAGCAGTTCATCTTTTTCAGTTTGAGTATGTGCTGATGACAAGACGTTGGTGTTATCGACGTCATTGGGTTCTGGAGAGTCACCAGAAAGCTCCCCTAAGTCATCCAGTGAAATAATACTTGAATCCAAAGAGGAGGCTAAGCAGAGGCAAtgagaacaacaaaaaagttgTCTAAAGAGGATACGAAACTAAAGTTTTAGTAAAATTTGTTCCGCTCATAAAATACTGTAACTATAGAAAAATAATATTGACCTTAGAGCATGCTTTGAAATTATGAAAATATGATCTTAAATTGCTGCTTGACCAAGGAACCATACTGTGACTGCAAAACCAGTGAGCCAAACATATAGGAGAGCTTGTGGATGGGTATTGATTCATTGCCTCTccaaaagaggagaaaataaatacACACCTCGTGATCTTTCTTTTTGAACTAATGTGTTAATTTTTTATGTTGACAGACATGtctaaagaggaaaaagaatgtGTCTGAGAGTGGGAAGAAGGTATTTTGAGTTAGTTTCACAAAGGCTAAGATTTGCTTTGCTGTGCAAGGGATTGCCAGGTGTAGACATGACTGTAGGTAGGGAGTTTGCCTGGGAAATATCTTTACCAAAATGCTGTTTTCACTAGCATAGATGCACAAATGAAATCAAAGGGAGTCAGTCATCATGACTTTAAGCGCTACAGTGAATTTCTGTGATGTCTTTCTTTGGTGCATTTCTCTGCATGCACATGAGGTGAAATAATGTTTTACACTAAAAGGAGGTTTAGTTCAGTGCTTTGCAGATGTAACGATGTTAGGAGTGggggaaggaaaacagaggTCATCTTTATCTCCtctattccttttctttttaaagacagTGATCTTATTCAAATTTTCATAGAGAAACAGTGAGATTGTAGTTCCCATGTTCCTCTTGCAAGTTGCCTTTCTTCTCTTGATTTACGTGAAATAGCTGCCTGTTTTTACACTAACAAAAATGTTCCAGTCTGTAAACTGTACATATCTCTAATCCATTAATAATACCTAGTAGTTACTGGTTGGTCCTTTGTAAATGAAGTGGGATATAGAAGATTTTGTAAAGGTAGGAGGGAAGAAGCAGAAGGGGGGTGGAAATAATGTAATTATCTGTACTATTGTATACTTAACATATTTTCTCCAAATACTGTATCAAACTCCTCTATCAGCCAGTGTACTCTAAGAAACTGAAGGCATCTTGGGCAGAAGTTATGAAAACCTGCTCTTATCACAACTCAGAACTTGTTTTCCCTGTAAAAGGATAATGTATATCTTGGAATCCTTGATGTCACTAAATGTCTGTATGCCAGGTTTTGCACGAGATATTTTTTTGAACAATAGAAGTATTATGGTGTACTGTACCAGTATCAGAACAAACTGGGCAGCATTCTCCTGCTGGTATAATGGTGTGGGGGCATTTTAGAGGGTGGCACATGGTTGTATCACATATCACTTCTCCTTTTGAACAGAGACAGGTAATGCAGGGTTTGGGAGACCAGACTGCTTTATCATACATAATCATCCCATTAGCTGTGCAGTGCCCCTTCTTTcctaagaaagaaaacagaaaaattgAGTTAACTTAAACTGAAATAAAACCAACAGTGTAGAAAAATTGAATTATATAACTTAaattgaaaaaaacccaacagtgtTTATTTAAAGCTTTGGAATGAAGCACTACTATTGTATTTTCACACTGCAAATCTCTAAAATCCATCCTAATTGAACTATCTTATACCTTATTTTGCagagatgtttttttcttcagctTATTCATAGTCTCTGATCTCTGTTTAGTTCTTGGCTTCTCAACTGTGCAGGCAGTTGAGGGGGGAGATGCACAATTAATCTGTATGTAGCTGTTACCTATTCACAGGTTCTCAGTCCCTCTAAGTGTCTGCTCCCT
This genomic interval carries:
- the ECM2 gene encoding extracellular matrix protein 2; the encoded protein is MQTTPLVYYFLLASLCIDFSQNEMSAHLRRQRRRMRNRGLRTNSSAGHRSPRQQRIRPPDPVAAVPSIPLINIDDGVMGVFESFIGLGGQESSYSILPGKKGHCTANGMIMYDKAVWSPKPCITCLCSKGEVICDTTMCHPLKCPHTIIPAGECCPVCSDTASSLDSSIISLDDLGELSGDSPEPNDVDNTNVLSSAHTQTEKDELLKDELLEAEIKEKKRHKKDEKKRKRKGKKNRQKHKAYHREKKPITKNRAAEEEIQDEIDEDDGPFGMPSHFPIPVPTIEPPPLPSGCSTSDSTVSCINAKLTQIPPISDPDLTSLDLTGNSITTISDEAFNGIPNLEWIDLSKNNITSPGIGPQAFKLLKKLKRLYLDGNMLVHIPSGLPSTLEEIKINDNQLHAIDEDGLQGLKNLVTLELEGNELSEANVSPLAFYPLKTLSYLRLGRNKFRIIPQGLPVTLEELYLENNQIEEVSEICFNHTRNLNVIVLKHNKLEEHRIAPLAWINQENLESIDLSFNKLYHVPSYLPKSLLHLVLIGNQIERIPGYVFGHMKPGLEYLYLSFNKLTDDGIDPVSFFGAYHTLRELFLDHNDLKSVPFGINEMRKLRFLRLNNNKIRTVPPERICRRHINDDDVHDNSEEEENEESHLEHVHLENNYINTRQLSPHAFSCIRSYCSVVLKPQKTK